One genomic segment of Clostridium estertheticum subsp. estertheticum includes these proteins:
- a CDS encoding MFS transporter, translating to MGLKGKIYLLFGKNKWILYIIGLFIGIAMGIINPLASTHLEQINVGSFWIGIVSSSFFLFMSIGSAYLDKNMRNKNIKGIILVGSLVSATACGIFPFVSSLYVLFLLMVIMGFGISFNIVGVQTMLQNLTEDDTRGMVSGLYSFYFAIGFVLSSIIGPKLYMYKSWVPFMIPIASLLLCPIILKLNFKEKLIFPAKLKENVFKKITIGLQGAFLYGFTETTLITLYPIFLLHKHYSLTNLGYALAIFVVGSIVGTMPMTYISDKFGHNKTLIIIIFISIFTVLGIIVSNSFELRLIFSFLSGFVIGPIYPLSLAVTVQNLGSKEISSGTSLFTSSYGIGSTIGPIVSSTAMSLFGDGYIFSVCLLIFVIFLFTTFVKRSNDDSKTVV from the coding sequence ATGGGCTTAAAAGGAAAAATATATTTGTTGTTTGGAAAAAATAAATGGATTCTCTATATAATAGGCTTATTTATTGGAATTGCAATGGGGATTATTAATCCCCTTGCGTCCACTCACCTTGAGCAAATCAATGTGGGAAGCTTTTGGATTGGAATAGTTTCTTCTTCTTTTTTTCTTTTTATGTCAATAGGTTCAGCTTATTTAGATAAAAATATGAGAAACAAAAATATTAAAGGAATTATATTAGTAGGATCATTAGTTTCTGCAACAGCTTGTGGTATCTTTCCATTTGTTTCAAGTTTATATGTTTTATTTTTGCTAATGGTGATTATGGGTTTTGGGATAAGTTTTAATATAGTTGGAGTTCAGACAATGCTTCAGAATTTAACAGAAGATGATACAAGAGGGATGGTAAGTGGTTTGTATTCATTCTATTTTGCTATAGGTTTTGTACTAAGTTCTATTATAGGTCCAAAGCTTTATATGTATAAATCGTGGGTTCCTTTTATGATTCCTATAGCTTCACTTTTATTGTGTCCAATAATTTTAAAACTTAATTTTAAAGAAAAACTTATATTTCCTGCAAAACTAAAAGAAAATGTATTTAAAAAAATAACTATTGGGCTTCAAGGTGCGTTTCTATATGGTTTTACAGAAACAACTTTAATTACCCTTTATCCTATTTTTCTTCTTCATAAGCATTATAGTTTAACAAACCTTGGATATGCTTTGGCGATATTTGTAGTTGGAAGCATTGTAGGAACTATGCCTATGACTTATATTTCAGATAAGTTTGGTCATAACAAAACTTTGATAATAATTATCTTTATCTCTATATTTACGGTTTTAGGCATTATAGTTTCCAATAGTTTTGAGTTACGATTAATTTTTTCTTTCTTATCTGGGTTTGTGATTGGACCTATATACCCATTATCTTTGGCAGTTACAGTTCAGAATCTTGGTAGTAAAGAAATATCTTCTGGAACTTCATTGTTTACTTCATCTTATGGGATTGGGTCAACTATAGGTCCAATTGTTTCATCCACAGCTATGAGTTTGTTTGGAGATGGTTATATTTTTAGCGTATGTTTATTAATTTTTGTTATATTTCTTTTTACAACCTTTGTTAAAAGAAGTAATGATGATTCAAAGACAGTTGTTTAA